In the uncultured Methanobacterium sp. genome, one interval contains:
- a CDS encoding thiolase family protein → MNEVVIVSCARTPLGKFGGSLKDFSATQLGGFVVKEAVKRADIDPNNIKEVVMGNVISAGLGQNVARQAAINADLPSHVGAYHVDEVCGSSLRSVILATQSIKVGDSQVVVAGGMESMNNCPYLLNKARFGYRLFDGKLIDSLVTDGLWDVFNDYHMGMTGELIAEKYDISREDCDKFSLWSHKKADEATNSDKFLNEIIPVEVKSRKGNYIFDKDEGIRENTSLEKLAKLKPAFKEDGVITAGNSSQITDGAAAIVLMEKTKAEKTGLEPLVQIKGYETCSVKPENAMEAPIPCTKNLLNKLNLDVSDIDLIEHNEAFSSASVALMNELDIEKNIFNVNGGAVALGHPIGASGARILVTLIHEMVRDEKERGVATICIGGGSAISMVLENI, encoded by the coding sequence ATGAACGAAGTTGTTATAGTCTCCTGTGCCCGAACACCACTGGGAAAGTTTGGAGGATCTCTAAAGGATTTTTCAGCTACGCAATTGGGCGGTTTTGTTGTTAAAGAAGCTGTTAAACGAGCTGATATTGATCCTAACAATATTAAAGAAGTAGTGATGGGGAATGTTATTTCTGCAGGCCTTGGACAGAATGTTGCTCGGCAAGCCGCGATAAATGCAGATTTACCATCTCATGTTGGTGCTTATCATGTGGATGAGGTTTGTGGTTCTTCATTGCGTTCAGTAATTTTAGCTACTCAATCAATAAAAGTAGGTGATTCTCAGGTTGTTGTTGCTGGTGGAATGGAAAGCATGAACAACTGCCCGTATCTATTAAATAAGGCTAGGTTTGGGTATCGTTTATTTGATGGTAAATTGATTGATTCATTGGTTACAGACGGGCTTTGGGATGTTTTCAATGATTATCATATGGGTATGACTGGAGAGTTAATTGCAGAGAAATATGATATAAGTCGAGAGGATTGTGATAAATTTTCTCTTTGGAGCCATAAAAAAGCTGATGAAGCTACAAATAGTGATAAATTCTTAAATGAAATAATTCCTGTTGAAGTAAAGAGTCGTAAAGGCAACTACATTTTTGATAAAGATGAAGGAATTCGAGAAAATACTTCACTTGAGAAATTGGCTAAACTTAAACCTGCTTTTAAAGAAGATGGCGTAATAACTGCGGGGAATTCCTCCCAAATAACTGATGGAGCAGCCGCAATTGTATTAATGGAAAAGACTAAGGCTGAAAAAACCGGATTAGAACCTTTAGTACAAATAAAAGGATATGAGACATGTAGTGTTAAGCCGGAAAATGCTATGGAAGCCCCTATACCCTGTACTAAAAATTTGTTGAATAAGTTGAATTTAGATGTTAGTGACATAGATTTGATAGAACATAATGAAGCATTTTCATCTGCATCTGTAGCTTTAATGAATGAATTGGATATTGAAAAGAATATTTTTAATGTTAATGGTGGTGCAGTTGCTTTAGGACATCCAATTGGAGCTAGTGGAGCTAGAATATTAGTAACTTTAATCCATGAAATGGTTAGGGATGAAAAAGAAAGAGGAGTTGCCACAATATGTATTGGGGGTGGAAGTGCAATTTCTATGGTATTAGAGAATATTTAA
- a CDS encoding glycosyltransferase gives MNPMVAIIILNWNGWKDTIECLDSLYLTNYDNYEVVLVDNNSTDDSIGKIKNFCFNGSSFRLESPDNFIKVFEFEGEDFNSITPDLKIDKNTTKIFLLKILKIMDMPKETI, from the coding sequence ATGAATCCGATGGTTGCAATTATTATTCTAAATTGGAATGGATGGAAAGACACTATTGAATGTTTGGATTCTTTATATTTGACTAATTACGATAATTATGAGGTTGTTTTGGTAGATAATAATTCTACAGATGATTCAATAGGTAAAATTAAAAACTTCTGCTTTAATGGAAGTTCATTTAGATTAGAAAGTCCTGATAATTTTATAAAAGTGTTTGAATTTGAAGGAGAAGATTTTAATTCTATTACTCCTGATCTAAAAATTGATAAAAATACCACAAAAATATTCCTTTTAAAAATTCTAAAAATTATGGATATGCCAAAGGAAACAATATAG
- a CDS encoding glycosyltransferase family 2 protein — protein sequence MKFAFRVFNPDYILLLNNDTVVDKNFLKELIKATENQDRVGIYSPKLLNAENPKIIDSTGHIISWGRIIDRGHGKIDKHQYDKKFNVIGAKGAGAFYKSEMLESIGLFKESYVMIYEDAELSWRANKNSWKSIYVPKSIIYHKGERSIKKDNTKWFYFWGLTLKNMTSTVKDYGNIYQKTLFALYLTYLMIGSYLLRIMRIRNTEINYVLLIKKLYR from the coding sequence ATCAAATTTGCTTTTCGTGTATTTAACCCTGATTACATTTTATTGTTGAATAATGACACGGTTGTAGATAAAAATTTCCTGAAAGAATTAATTAAAGCTACAGAAAATCAGGATAGAGTGGGAATCTATTCTCCTAAATTGTTAAATGCAGAAAATCCTAAAATAATCGATTCTACTGGTCACATAATCAGTTGGGGAAGAATTATTGATAGAGGTCATGGAAAAATCGATAAACATCAATATGACAAAAAATTTAATGTAATTGGTGCTAAAGGGGCCGGAGCTTTTTACAAAAGTGAAATGTTGGAATCTATTGGCCTATTTAAAGAAAGTTATGTCATGATATATGAGGATGCTGAATTATCTTGGAGAGCAAATAAAAATTCGTGGAAATCTATCTATGTTCCTAAATCCATTATATATCACAAAGGTGAGAGAAGTATTAAGAAAGATAATACAAAATGGTTTTATTTTTGGGGGTTAACCTTAAAAAATATGACATCAACAGTAAAGGATTATGGAAACATTTATCAAAAGACATTATTCGCATTATATTTAACGTATCTCATGATTGGGAGCTATTTACTTAGAATAATGCGTATTAGAAATACTGAAATAAACTATGTTCTTTTAATAAAAAAATTGTATAGATAA
- a CDS encoding glycosyltransferase: MNKDHRTVCAVIATYNRKKPLSKCLSYLKRCDSLDAVYLIDNASDDGTPNLLRNEGYITEIPPLNPNEIWKNSSNVKNQNGKTIKFYYLRNYVNGGSAGGFYDGIRGAYKEGYKWIWVLDNDSIPRKDSLDKLLEKTELSEDIGFLCSKALWCDGNVHIMNIPQIQPLVKDIPFNKFENSKVSVIRACSWLSLLIKREVIEEVGLPLKEFFVWAEDIEYTNRMTENNYLGLYVADSIVYHETKKNYSDDIIAADIENLIKYSFGIRNNLYLMKQRSILLFILLLSYNLIFVNFNILKNRKDNKLKFFWTNTVSSLKSIFFRPGRD; the protein is encoded by the coding sequence ATGAATAAAGACCATAGAACTGTTTGTGCTGTAATTGCTACTTATAACCGGAAAAAACCCTTATCTAAATGTTTATCTTATTTAAAACGGTGTGATTCTTTAGATGCAGTGTATTTAATTGATAATGCCTCGGATGATGGAACCCCAAACTTACTAAGAAACGAAGGTTACATAACGGAGATTCCTCCCTTAAATCCTAATGAAATTTGGAAAAACTCCTCCAATGTAAAAAACCAAAATGGAAAGACAATTAAATTTTACTACCTTAGAAATTATGTAAATGGGGGTAGTGCAGGAGGATTTTATGATGGGATTAGGGGAGCATATAAAGAAGGTTATAAATGGATTTGGGTGTTAGATAATGATTCAATACCTAGAAAAGATTCATTAGACAAACTATTGGAGAAAACAGAATTATCTGAAGACATTGGGTTTTTGTGTAGTAAAGCGTTATGGTGTGATGGAAATGTTCATATTATGAACATTCCCCAAATACAGCCTTTAGTTAAAGATATTCCTTTTAATAAATTCGAAAACAGTAAAGTTTCAGTTATAAGGGCATGTTCATGGCTTTCTCTTTTAATAAAAAGAGAAGTAATCGAAGAAGTGGGATTACCTCTGAAAGAATTTTTTGTCTGGGCTGAGGATATAGAATATACAAATCGTATGACAGAAAATAATTATTTAGGTCTCTACGTTGCGGATAGTATTGTTTATCATGAAACTAAAAAAAATTATTCTGATGACATTATTGCAGCGGATATAGAAAACTTAATTAAATATTCATTTGGCATAAGGAATAACCTTTATCTTATGAAACAGCGCAGCATACTCCTTTTTATTCTGTTATTAAGTTATAATCTCATTTTTGTCAATTTCAATATTTTGAAAAATAGAAAAGATAATAAATTAAAGTTCTTTTGGACAAATACTGTATCATCCCTAAAATCGATATTTTTTAGACCTGGAAGAGATTAA
- a CDS encoding glycosyltransferase, giving the protein MKKLKDVASFIRFEYDLLVLKRVSKIISQIENGHCLHQHLDYKDHYKIAFIVPGMVGYSGGHTSILRLGTYFSQLGHDVYYITYDTTKIEKMEKNAEINLDDYKGTFLEQSDLNKFNFDIGIATYWESCYWLLAFQDNFDYKMYFIQDFEPYFYAMGDLYYLVLNTYKFGFHMVSLGKWNKSIVENKTSESVDYIDFPVELEQYTLKKRKINIGKLVKIALYLKLDSRRAPFLLTQQIGFLKEKLSKLGYELEVYAFGLNKYIKLPHITNLGKLKREELIELYGKCHFGLVASLTNISLVNYEMILSGLPVIDLADGSAPTFFSEEEMIFINSNIDDLYNKVSYYLNHQDMLNEVLETAQNKIINNKLSWENTSNQFNDIIYRNTTENL; this is encoded by the coding sequence ATGAAAAAGCTTAAAGATGTGGCATCATTCATTAGATTTGAATATGATCTTCTGGTTTTAAAGAGGGTATCTAAAATTATCTCCCAGATAGAAAACGGTCATTGTCTACATCAACATTTAGATTATAAAGATCATTACAAAATAGCGTTCATCGTTCCAGGAATGGTAGGTTACAGTGGTGGACATACTTCAATATTACGATTAGGCACTTACTTTTCTCAATTGGGTCATGATGTGTACTACATTACCTACGATACTACTAAAATAGAAAAAATGGAAAAAAATGCAGAAATAAATTTAGATGATTACAAAGGCACCTTCCTTGAACAGAGCGATTTAAATAAGTTTAATTTTGATATAGGGATAGCCACATACTGGGAATCCTGTTATTGGCTACTTGCATTTCAAGATAATTTCGATTATAAAATGTACTTCATTCAAGATTTCGAACCCTATTTCTATGCTATGGGTGACCTTTATTATCTGGTACTGAATACCTACAAATTTGGATTTCACATGGTAAGTCTTGGAAAATGGAATAAATCCATAGTAGAAAATAAAACATCTGAGAGTGTGGATTATATTGATTTTCCGGTTGAATTAGAACAGTATACTCTTAAAAAGAGAAAAATTAATATTGGTAAACTTGTTAAAATAGCATTATACTTGAAATTAGATAGTAGACGAGCTCCATTTCTTTTAACTCAGCAGATTGGATTCCTAAAAGAAAAATTATCAAAATTAGGGTATGAACTAGAGGTTTATGCCTTTGGGTTGAATAAATACATTAAATTGCCTCATATTACAAACTTAGGTAAACTCAAACGTGAAGAGTTGATTGAATTATATGGGAAGTGTCATTTTGGATTAGTAGCATCATTAACCAATATTTCTTTAGTTAACTATGAAATGATCCTTTCAGGCCTCCCGGTGATAGATCTTGCTGATGGAAGTGCACCAACCTTTTTTTCGGAAGAAGAAATGATTTTTATAAACTCTAATATTGATGATTTATATAATAAGGTATCATATTACTTGAATCATCAAGATATGCTAAATGAAGTTCTTGAAACAGCTCAAAATAAAATTATTAATAATAAGTTGTCATGGGAAAACACATCAAATCAGTTTAATGATATTATTTACAGGAATACAACTGAAAATTTATAA
- a CDS encoding glycosyltransferase family 2 protein, translating into MNYPRVTIIIVNFNGWNDTIECLESVYNINYPNFSVVLVDNNSNDESLSKIREYCKGELKVVSPYFDYNPKNKPIFIQELDYNKNINRQNLSKNDSDPLILIKNKENYGFAEGNNIGMRFSLNNLDPEYILLLNNDTVVGKNFLDELVKTGENNKEIGILGPKIYFYNKTNVIWSAGCEISWKSSRGIQIGTNELDHGQFNEEREVGYVSGSAFLIKTEVIQKIGLMDRKYFLYFEESDWTLRANQAGYGSLYVPTAQIWHKISQSGGGISKTTGLYYITRNRWIFMKKWAKKSDYAFFIIYQIIGFFLLPIMLSIYYKNQKLFLTYYRGFFDGIKS; encoded by the coding sequence ATGAATTATCCACGAGTAACAATAATTATCGTGAACTTTAATGGGTGGAATGACACCATAGAATGTCTGGAATCTGTTTATAACATTAATTACCCTAATTTTTCAGTTGTTTTGGTTGATAACAACTCCAATGATGAGTCTCTATCTAAAATAAGGGAATACTGTAAAGGTGAACTTAAAGTTGTATCACCCTATTTTGATTACAACCCTAAAAATAAACCAATATTCATTCAGGAATTGGATTATAACAAAAATATCAATCGCCAAAATCTCAGCAAAAATGATTCTGATCCTCTAATTTTAATAAAAAATAAAGAGAATTATGGATTTGCTGAAGGAAATAACATTGGAATGCGGTTTTCATTAAATAATTTGGATCCTGAATACATCCTACTTTTAAATAACGATACTGTTGTTGGGAAAAATTTCCTGGATGAACTGGTTAAAACTGGAGAAAATAACAAAGAAATTGGTATTTTAGGCCCTAAAATCTATTTTTATAATAAAACTAATGTAATCTGGAGTGCAGGATGTGAAATATCCTGGAAATCAAGCCGTGGAATACAAATCGGCACCAATGAATTGGACCATGGGCAGTTTAATGAAGAAAGAGAAGTTGGATATGTAAGTGGTTCTGCTTTTCTTATTAAAACTGAAGTTATCCAGAAAATAGGTTTGATGGATAGGAAATACTTTTTATATTTTGAAGAAAGTGACTGGACTTTAAGGGCAAACCAGGCAGGTTACGGGAGTTTATACGTTCCCACTGCACAGATATGGCATAAAATTTCTCAATCTGGCGGGGGAATAAGTAAAACAACCGGGTTGTATTATATAACCCGTAACCGGTGGATTTTTATGAAAAAATGGGCTAAAAAGAGCGATTATGCCTTTTTTATTATTTATCAGATAATAGGATTCTTCTTACTCCCCATTATGCTCAGCATTTATTATAAAAATCAAAAACTCTTCTTGACTTATTATAGGGGATTTTTTGATGGAATTAAATCATGA
- a CDS encoding glycosyltransferase, translating into MKISVIIPMYNEEENVLKTLQTVEAILKDYYENYEILVVNDGSHDHTSHLVKEYASTNSQIILLEHPINMGMGRALITGFEYSSGDVVVTLDADLSYDPLYIPKLIETLDSAAVDIVIGSQYMAGGKTESIPFHRLFISKMANKIVGYALTGNISTVTGILRAYRKEVLDSIELESSGTEINPEILSKANAVGFEIKEIPVVLKGREYGESKIKIKSTTISHLLFTFYEKPMMLFGIVGLTLCVIGTVSAIYLFYLYLIGSLDPTRPLMLFMVVTILSGIQILIFGFVATQISLLKREIYLVQKENKLLRKKLK; encoded by the coding sequence ATGAAGATCTCTGTAATAATCCCCATGTATAATGAGGAAGAAAATGTCCTGAAGACATTGCAAACAGTAGAGGCCATTCTAAAAGACTATTACGAAAATTACGAGATTCTGGTTGTAAATGATGGAAGCCATGATCATACCAGCCACCTTGTAAAAGAATATGCTTCTACTAATTCTCAAATCATCCTTTTAGAACACCCTATTAACATGGGAATGGGTCGGGCGCTTATCACTGGTTTTGAATATTCCAGTGGAGATGTAGTTGTTACTCTGGATGCAGATTTAAGCTACGATCCATTATACATTCCTAAATTAATTGAAACACTCGATTCTGCTGCTGTTGACATTGTAATTGGGTCACAGTACATGGCAGGGGGTAAAACAGAATCAATACCATTTCACAGATTATTTATAAGCAAAATGGCCAATAAAATCGTTGGTTACGCACTCACAGGGAATATAAGTACAGTTACAGGTATTTTAAGAGCATACCGCAAAGAAGTCTTAGATTCCATAGAACTGGAATCCTCTGGAACTGAAATTAATCCAGAAATACTTTCAAAGGCCAATGCGGTTGGTTTTGAAATAAAAGAGATTCCAGTAGTACTTAAAGGAAGAGAATACGGCGAATCAAAGATAAAGATTAAATCAACTACCATATCTCATCTTCTATTCACCTTCTACGAAAAACCAATGATGCTTTTTGGGATAGTTGGACTAACTTTATGTGTTATTGGAACAGTTAGTGCCATTTATCTATTTTATTTATACCTAATTGGCAGCCTAGACCCTACACGACCGTTAATGCTGTTCATGGTTGTAACTATTCTTTCAGGGATTCAGATATTAATATTTGGATTTGTAGCAACCCAGATAAGCCTTTTAAAAAGAGAGATTTATCTGGTTCAAAAGGAAAATAAGTTGCTTAGGAAAAAGTTAAAATAG
- a CDS encoding DapH/DapD/GlmU-related protein produces the protein MFFGVDSEDNIDKPKVHENVTLGVSYKFRSKPPLIGKNALLRSNTVIYNDVEIGNDFQTGHGVLVREKTMIGDKVLLGTNSVIEGHTEIGNNISIQSNVYIPKNSLIEDHVFIGPCACFTNDRYPLRADYKLKGPIVRKGASVGANSTFLSGIEIGEGAMIAAGAIVTRDVPPYYLAIGAPAKMKPLPKHFKTLNKI, from the coding sequence ATGTTTTTTGGAGTAGACTCTGAAGATAATATTGACAAACCTAAAGTACATGAAAATGTGACACTGGGAGTCAGTTATAAATTCAGATCAAAACCCCCTTTGATTGGTAAAAATGCCTTACTGCGTTCTAACACCGTAATCTATAACGATGTGGAAATTGGGAACGATTTTCAGACAGGACACGGAGTGCTGGTTAGAGAAAAGACCATGATAGGTGACAAAGTACTCCTGGGAACCAACAGTGTTATTGAAGGCCACACTGAAATTGGAAATAACATCAGCATCCAATCAAATGTTTATATCCCTAAAAATTCTTTAATTGAAGATCATGTTTTTATAGGCCCATGTGCCTGCTTCACCAACGACCGGTACCCATTAAGAGCCGATTATAAACTTAAAGGTCCCATAGTACGGAAAGGTGCATCAGTTGGAGCAAACTCTACATTTCTTTCAGGAATTGAAATTGGGGAGGGGGCTATGATTGCTGCAGGGGCTATTGTAACCCGGGATGTGCCACCCTATTATTTAGCAATAGGTGCACCAGCCAAAATGAAACCATTACCTAAACATTTCAAGACATTGAATAAAATTTAA
- a CDS encoding glycosyltransferase family 39 protein: protein MIYGSYNIASFTYWQPPVFIFLMAVSFKLFGFGILQARMVSVVLSFLTVLFTYLLGLKLYNKKIGILASLLLMLNPLFFMISRNARMEVAVACFMVIALYCTFLALKESKIGYYFAAAFFATLAFLSHPNGVIAILSVFLIILAEKIDFNGFKKLKFNISLNEIFVFIAGVIIPLIPYLLYISLDFEAFKGQFMGNIAVSPSNPMINILSEPTRYVNLFWWLTQYNGIFLTFFVLVPMLVLTVMGLYNLVQERKFSGKFLFITLMVNIAVLAVLVYHKYFIYLGIIIPYLSIIIALTLKDKLKLKINKKGIISCITIVLWLMMIMGNCIFLTSFLEKTKDYNYMEIEYEVQKYIPPGSVVVGDHNYWIALHDEYQYYGRENVNKTREMMMDLKAEYLLFDNTWAIEDDSIENFINQNCTLIAEIPGNDTAGFGITKVYQIKRTS, encoded by the coding sequence ATGATCTATGGCTCGTATAACATTGCTAGCTTCACTTACTGGCAACCGCCGGTATTTATTTTCTTAATGGCAGTTTCATTCAAGTTATTTGGCTTCGGTATTTTACAAGCTAGAATGGTAAGTGTTGTTTTAAGTTTTTTAACAGTTCTATTTACATATCTACTTGGTCTAAAACTGTATAACAAAAAAATTGGAATACTGGCCTCTTTATTATTGATGTTAAACCCCTTGTTTTTTATGATCTCCCGAAATGCCAGGATGGAGGTCGCTGTGGCATGTTTCATGGTAATTGCTCTTTATTGCACATTTTTGGCGTTGAAAGAGTCCAAAATTGGCTATTATTTTGCCGCTGCTTTTTTCGCAACACTTGCATTCTTATCCCACCCCAATGGTGTGATTGCAATATTATCTGTTTTTCTGATAATTTTGGCTGAAAAAATCGATTTTAATGGTTTTAAGAAGTTAAAATTCAATATAAGCCTCAATGAAATTTTTGTTTTTATTGCAGGAGTTATAATTCCATTAATCCCTTATCTATTATACATATCCCTGGATTTTGAGGCATTCAAGGGTCAATTCATGGGGAATATCGCTGTGTCTCCATCAAATCCTATGATTAATATTTTATCAGAACCCACACGTTATGTTAACCTATTCTGGTGGTTAACCCAGTATAATGGTATCTTTTTAACATTTTTTGTGTTGGTACCAATGCTGGTTTTGACTGTTATGGGTTTGTATAACCTTGTTCAGGAGCGAAAATTTAGTGGAAAGTTTTTATTCATTACGCTAATGGTAAACATTGCAGTATTAGCCGTGTTGGTCTATCACAAATACTTTATTTATTTGGGAATAATTATCCCTTATTTATCCATAATAATTGCTTTAACTCTTAAAGATAAACTAAAGTTAAAAATAAATAAAAAAGGCATAATATCCTGTATCACCATTGTTTTATGGCTTATGATGATTATGGGTAATTGCATATTTCTAACTAGCTTTTTAGAAAAAACAAAGGATTATAATTATATGGAAATTGAATATGAGGTTCAAAAGTACATACCTCCCGGTAGTGTTGTTGTGGGGGATCACAATTATTGGATTGCGTTACATGATGAATACCAATATTACGGGCGTGAAAATGTCAACAAGACCCGGGAAATGATGATGGATTTAAAAGCAGAATACCTTCTTTTTGATAATACATGGGCAATTGAGGATGATTCTATTGAGAATTTCATTAACCAAAACTGTACACTGATTGCTGAGATTCCAGGCAATGACACTGCTGGATTTGGAATAACTAAAGTCTACCAAATAAAAAGGACATCTTAA
- a CDS encoding STT3 domain-containing protein, which produces MDKKLFTTIAIVLLIFSIGFFLRVETTNLNSIQDSQKSFYQDQNGLPYMYELDSYYNYRLTENYLDHGYLGDAIIKGVDWDLHSYYPPGVPIDYPPLIVYLTAFIYKFINLFGDVPLLVICFWSSAFIAPLAGIAAYFFVSRLTNQYGAVTAGILTVTIPYYFVRTVPGWFDTDMFNLLFPFLVVGFFFLALDSINKPGKKALIYSSLTAVSMFLFALAWNGWQYLFYLIVIFWVVCILVTKLRGGMVKNHLYNLILFFAGTLILVGVFTGLINIFKLAYSPIQLLNLSSGSASWADWPNLYISVSELTKPSIESIVSRIGIALFAGLFGLVWTFRILLNDKLSQKFLKRINWMSFWFLVLWTIAGFVALNSGERFMIMLIPPLVVSTGIMIGICIEYISLLKNSQKIHIFKRNPYILKVLSILIVILIVLPGIWASETSFNLIPGTNDDIWAASVWINNNTSNNTVIIGDWNNGHLYTAIADRPVLEDGRMGYIETLPERNFDDLFPYKDKSPSISRDYWINKAFSTDNESLSVGIMHMLSTSGDQGYITLGLYVGNTSKTVDIMNNILGLDKENARNLLLNNYNLSSDQADEVLKYTHPENPSPMVVVTNDKMIGVGYWIFTFGGWNFTENSSNNYIYSSGTVNTTSDYLNSTNDVFMDFKTENLTWENETPYFVEFIENGTSVKRYVDPSSDFGVFIIDHKKVVVLDKQFENSIFTRLVIEKSNSTIFKPLFYSNKAVVWGI; this is translated from the coding sequence ATGGATAAAAAATTGTTTACCACCATAGCCATTGTTTTGCTGATTTTTTCCATTGGTTTTTTCTTAAGAGTGGAAACCACAAATCTCAATTCAATTCAGGATTCTCAAAAATCTTTTTATCAGGATCAAAACGGCCTCCCTTACATGTATGAGTTGGACTCATACTACAACTACCGTTTAACCGAAAACTATCTGGACCATGGATATTTAGGGGATGCAATAATTAAAGGTGTGGATTGGGATCTCCATTCTTACTATCCTCCCGGAGTCCCCATTGACTATCCTCCTCTAATAGTTTATTTAACTGCATTTATTTACAAATTCATCAACTTATTTGGAGATGTACCCCTCCTCGTTATTTGCTTCTGGTCATCCGCATTCATAGCACCACTGGCGGGAATTGCGGCCTATTTCTTTGTGAGTAGATTAACCAATCAATATGGTGCAGTTACTGCTGGTATTTTAACCGTCACTATCCCCTATTACTTTGTTCGTACAGTCCCAGGATGGTTCGATACCGACATGTTCAACTTATTATTCCCATTTTTAGTGGTTGGCTTCTTTTTCCTGGCCCTTGATAGCATAAATAAACCCGGTAAAAAGGCACTAATTTATTCAAGCCTAACAGCAGTGTCCATGTTCTTATTTGCACTGGCCTGGAATGGTTGGCAGTACCTGTTTTACCTTATTGTTATTTTCTGGGTTGTTTGCATTCTAGTAACTAAGTTAAGGGGTGGAATGGTAAAAAATCATCTATACAACCTGATATTATTCTTTGCAGGGACATTAATCTTAGTAGGGGTATTCACAGGATTAATAAACATTTTTAAACTAGCATATAGTCCAATTCAACTTCTTAATTTATCTTCTGGCAGCGCATCCTGGGCTGATTGGCCCAATCTTTATATTTCAGTTTCAGAACTAACTAAACCTTCTATAGAATCAATTGTTTCACGAATTGGAATTGCACTCTTTGCCGGATTATTCGGACTGGTATGGACTTTCCGAATACTGTTAAATGATAAATTAAGCCAGAAATTCTTGAAGAGAATTAACTGGATGTCCTTTTGGTTCCTGGTTTTATGGACCATTGCCGGTTTTGTTGCATTGAATAGTGGTGAAAGATTCATGATCATGTTAATCCCACCTCTGGTGGTTAGCACTGGAATCATGATTGGGATCTGCATTGAATACATAAGTTTATTGAAAAATAGCCAAAAAATCCATATTTTTAAAAGAAATCCCTACATCCTTAAAGTTCTTTCTATTTTAATTGTGATATTAATCGTACTCCCTGGGATATGGGCTAGTGAAACTAGTTTTAATCTAATTCCTGGAACTAATGATGATATCTGGGCTGCTTCAGTTTGGATAAATAATAACACATCAAACAACACTGTCATTATAGGAGACTGGAACAATGGTCATTTATACACTGCTATCGCAGATCGCCCGGTTCTTGAGGATGGTAGAATGGGTTATATAGAAACATTACCTGAACGCAATTTTGATGATCTATTCCCCTATAAAGATAAATCTCCCAGCATTTCAAGGGATTACTGGATTAATAAAGCATTTTCCACAGATAATGAGAGTCTCTCAGTAGGCATTATGCACATGTTATCTACCAGTGGAGATCAGGGTTACATAACATTGGGTCTGTATGTAGGAAACACCAGTAAAACTGTGGATATCATGAACAACATATTGGGGCTGGATAAAGAAAATGCTCGCAATTTACTTTTAAATAATTATAATTTAAGCAGTGATCAGGCTGATGAGGTTTTAAAGTATACTCATCCTGAGAATCCATCTCCCATGGTTGTGGTTACCAACGATAAAATGATTGGTGTTGGGTACTGGATATTCACCTTTGGTGGGTGGAACTTCACTGAAAATTCTTCTAATAATTATATTTATTCATCGGGAACTGTGAATACGACTTCTGACTATCTCAACTCAACCAATGATGTATTTATGGATTTTAAAACCGAAAACTTAACCTGGGAAAACGAAACACCCTATTTCGTGGAATTCATTGAAAATGGAACCAGTGTAAAGCGTTATGTTGATCCCAGCAGTGATTTTGGTGTTTTCATCATTGATCATAAAAAAGTAGTGGTACTGGATAAACAATTTGAGAATTCTATTTTTACAAGGTTAGTTATCGAAAAAAGTAATTCCACCATTTTCAAGCCTTTATTTTATAGTAATAAAGCAGTGGTTTGGGGAATTTGA
- a CDS encoding class III signal peptide-containing protein, with product MDDKGQISAEMILLIGAMLVIVMVAGGYIFGITNSFAGNITQVINTARDNAIGKM from the coding sequence ATGGATGACAAAGGTCAAATAAGCGCTGAAATGATATTACTGATTGGTGCCATGTTAGTTATAGTAATGGTTGCAGGTGGATACATATTTGGCATTACCAACTCATTTGCAGGGAATATTACTCAGGTGATAAATACTGCCCGTGACAATGCTATTGGTAAAATGTAG